GAGTCGTGCACTGAGAACCTTGGCGAGTTTGTCTTGCTGTTCTTGGTTCAATGCAAAAGCACTGGTCACTTCAACGTCTACCGACTTCTCTTGCTCGGCCTTGTACAGGTCGAACAGAGCGGCAATCTCCGGCAAAAGCGGGAGACGGTCGTTTTCGGCAACGACGTGGATGAAGTTCTGCACTTTCACATCAAACTTGTCGCCGCACACGTCAATAAACGTGGCGGCCTTGTCTGCGCTCGTCAGTCGCGGGGCCTTGAGCACGCGCTGCATGGTGTCGTCTTGCGACACTGCTGCAGCCAGGCCGAGCATGGCTGACCAAGAGGCCAGCTGCTGGTGGGCCTGGGCGTGCTCGAAGGCTGCCTTAGCGTAAGGTCGGGCCAACGTGGTCAATTCTGCCATGATCGCCCTCGCTTAAATTTCAGCAGCCAGTTTGTTTACCAGCTCCGCGTGCGCGTTTTGATCGATTGTGGCACCCAGGATCTTCTCAGCACCGCCGACGGCCAGAGCACCCAGTTGGGCACGCAGCGCATCTTTGACACCATTCAGTTCCTGTTCGATCTCGGCCTGAGCCTGAACCTTCACACGGTCAGCGTCGATACGGGCTTTTTCAACAGCCTCTTCAACAATCTGGTTACCGCGTTTCTTGGCTTGCTCAATGATTTCAGCTGCCTGAGCCTTCGCTTCGCGCAGTTGCTGACCCGCTTTATCTTGGGCCAACTCCAGGTCGCGAGCTGCTCGTGCGGCAGCGTCCAGTCCATCCGCGATCTTCTTCTGACGTTCGTGCAAAGCCGCGATGACCGGAGGCCATACGAACTTCATGCAGAAAACAACAAAAATCAAGAACGCTAAGGACTGACCAATAATGGTTGCATTAATGTTCACGCCAATACCTCGCTCGTTCGTTGCACAACACACCAATCACTCGAAAAAACGAGTGATTAACCGGCGAGTTGACCAACGAAGGGGTTCGCGAAGGTGAAGAACAGAGCGATACCAACACCGATCATGGTCACGGCGTCGAGCAGGCCGGCAACGATGAACATTTTAACTTGCAGCATTGGAACCATTTCTGGCTGACGCGCGGCGCCTTCCAGGAACTTGCCGCCCAACAGGCCGAAACCAATGGCAGTACCCAGGGCGCCCAGGCCGATCAACAGTGCAACAGCGATAGCGGTTAGACCAACTACAGTTTCCATCTTTCCTCCCGACTTTTACGTCGTATGGTTTAGGTTTTTTAGATTTTAAAGCGGTAAAACAAATCGTTTCATAGCCCTGGTGGGCCACCTTCCCGTTTGACCGGGAAGGACATCAGACTAGTCGAGACTGGTCTTAATGGTTCTCTTCGTGCGCCATCGACAGGTAGACGATGGTCAGCATCATGAAGATAAACGCCTGCAGGGTGATGATCAGGATGTGGAACACAGCCCACGCCCACTGCAGAACAATGCCCAGGCCGCTAAGCCAGAGCAGGCCGCTGCCGAACATCACAGCGATCAGGATGAACACCAGCTCGCCGGCATACATGTTGCCGAACAGTCGCAGAGCCAGGGAAATCGGCTTGGCGATCAGGGTGACGAATTCCAGCAGGAAGTTCACCGGGATCAGCAGGGCTTGAACGAAGATGTTCTTGCTGCCAAACGGGTGCAGGGTCAGTTCGCCGATGAAGCCGCCGATGCCCTTGATCTTGATGCTGTAGAAGATGATCAACGCGAACACCGACAGGGCCATGCCCAGGGTAGCGTTCGGGTCAGTGGTCGATACCGCGCGGAATGGGATGTGCGGGTCGCCGCTGATCCACATGGCCACTTGCGGGATCCAGTCCACCGGGATCAGGTCGACGGCGTTCATCAGGAACACCCAGACGAAGATGGTCAGTGCCAGCGGTGCAATCACCGGGCTACGGCCATGGAAGCTGTCTTTCACGCTGCCATCGACGAATTCGACCAATACTTCAACGAAGTTCTGCAAAGCACCTGGCTGACCGGAAGTCGCCTTCTTTGCCGCCATGCGGAAAATCAGGACGAAGATCAGACCCAATGCGACCGACCAGCCCAGAGTATCCAGGTGGAAAGCCCAGAAGCCCATTTCTTTGGCCTCTGCTGCGGAGTGGGCAAAGCCCCAGCCGCCGTTGGGAAGCTGACCGAAGGTCAGGTTCTGCAAGTGGTGCTGGATATAGCCCGAAGCGGTTGTTTCTGCCATGGTTGCCTCAAACGCCCTAAGGTTTCGAAAGTCTTGTTTTCATTAGCAGGGGAGCGAACCAGCTGACCAGTTGGGTCAACACGAAGACGCCGAATACAGCTAGCGGCGCCAATGGCTTCACACCTGCAAAGGTCAGTGCAAACAGCACTGCCGTCAAAATCAGTTTCCCTGCCTCGCCAGCATAAAAAGACCGGACGATAGCCTGGGCTGCTCGGGCGCCGGAAAACCGAAAGGCCCTGTGAGCAAAATACATATTGGGCAGCAAGGCTATCAGGCCTCCGCAGAGTCCTGAATATCCGGCTACGACCCCATGCCAGTACCAAAGCGCCAATGCGGCGATCAGCAAAATGACAAATTGGGCCAATAAAACCGGAAAAACGGCCAAGCGATGGAACGGCAACGTGTTTGGCGTGCGGGTTTCCATCACTCTCGCTCCTCAATGGTCGGCTGCCGGAAATCAATAACTTGGCATAATTTGTGCCGACAAAATGCGCGCAGAGTATAGGGGCGGTTCTGCCCCTATTCAACTGCCGGGTAGTGATTTCCGACTGCACGCTACATAAGCAAATGTTTCAGCGGATGTGGGAAAGAACGCCCTGAAGCTCATCAAGGGAGTTATATCCGATAACCAATTGCCCTTTACCCTTCTTACCGTGGCGAATTTGCACCGCAGAGCCTAGCCGCTCGGCCAGCCGCTGCTCAAGGCGCGCAATATCCGGATCAGTTTTGGTGGTTTCAACCGGTGCAGGTTTGCCACTGAGCCACTGGCGAACCAGGGCCTCGGTCTGACGAACGGTGAGACCTCGTGCGACAACGTGTCGCGCCCCTTCAACCTGTTGATTTTCCGGCAAACCGAGCAAAGCGCGGGCATGACCCATTTCCAGGTCGCCGTGGGAAAGCATGGTCTTGATCACTTCCGGAAGCGCGATCAGGCGCAACAGGTTGGAAACCGTGACACGGGATTTGCCCACCGCATCGGCTACTTCCTGCTGGGTCAGCTTGAATTCCTGCTGCAACCGCTGCAGGGCAATGGCTTCCTCGATGGGATTGAGGTCTTCGCGCTGGATATTCTCGATCAACGCCATGGCAATGGCGGTTTCATCCGGCACATCGCGCACCATCGCCGGAATGGTTTCCTGACCGGCCTGCTGGCTGGCGCGCCAGCGGCGTTCGCCGGCGATGATTTCAAACCGACCGCCACCAATGGGGCGCACCACAATCGGCTGCATCACGCCCTGGGCCTTGATCGAATTGGCCAACTCTTCCAGCGCCTGCGGGTCCATGTCCCGGCGCGGCTGGTACTTGCCACGCTGGATCAGGTCCAACGGCAAGTGTTGCAGCTCGCGGGAGTCGGCCTGCACCGCCTGTTCTTCCAGCGAAGTGACAGTCGGACCACTCAGCAGTGCATCCAGTCCACGTCCGAGACCTCGTTTCTTGACGGCCATGGGGATTCCTTAAGTTGGCTGGGCGGCAGCGGTGCGTGAGTTGCGACGTTGGCGACGAACCATCTCGCCGGCCAACGCCAGGTAGGCAATGGCACCACGGGATGACTTGTCGTACGCCAGCGCGGGCATGCCATAGCTTGGCGCTTCGGCCAGGCGGATGTTACGCGGGATCACTGTGTCATAGAGCTGGTCACCAAAGTGTTCCTTGAGCTGCGCCGACACGTCGTTCATCAGGCTCAGGCGCGGGTCATACATGGTCCGCAGCAGGCCTTCGACTTTCAGGTTCGGGTTGAGCAACTCAGCGATGCGCTTGATGTTATCCACAAGGTCGCTCAAGCCTTCGAGGGCGAAGTACTCGCACTGCATGGGGATAATCACCCCATCGGCAGCGACCAATGCGTTGAGCGTCAGCATCGACAGAGACGGCGGGCAGTCGATCAAAATGTAGTCGTAATTCTCGCGGATTGGCGCCAGGGCGCTGCGCAGACGGCTTTCTTTCATCTGCATTTCTAGCAGCACCACTTCCGCCGCGGTCAGATCGCGGTTGGCCGGCAGCAGTTGATAACCGCCGTGCTCGGAATAGTGCATGGCCTGGGCCAGGTCGCACTCGCCAATCAGCAAGTCATAGACCGAGTTTTCCAGGCCGTGTTTATCCACACCGCTACCCATGGTGGCGTTGCCCTGTGGATCGAGATCGATCAACAGCACCCGACGCTTGGTAGCGACCAGGGATGCTGCGAGGTTGATGCAGGTGGTGGTTTTGCCCACGCCACCTTTCTGGTTCGCTATCGCGAATACCTTAGCCATTCTTGCTTGTGTTCCCAATCATGCCGTGCGGCGCAGTATCAGCAGATGGCGTTGGCCTTGGCAACCGGGTACGGCCAAGGCGTGTTCGCTATCGAGGTGGAAGTCTGCCGGCAATGCTAACAGCTCGTCGCTTGGATGAACGCCCTTCATTGCCAGCCAACGGGTGTTCAGGTCACCCAGGTGCCGGGTCCAATTGCTGAAGTTCTCCATGCTGCTGAAGGCCCTGGAAACAATTCCGTTGAAGGGCAGTTCAGGCGTGAAGGCTTCGACGCGGCTGTGGATAACTTGCAGGTTGTCCAGCTTGAGTTCGAGTTTGACCTGGGTCAGGAAGCGGGTTTTCTTACCGTTGCTGTCCAGGCAAGTCACTTGCGACTCGGGAAACAGGATAGCCAGCGGGATGCCAGGCATGCCCCCGCCACTGCCAACATCCAGCCAGCGCCCGTTTTCGATGAATGGCATCACGCTCAAGCTGTCGAGCAAATGCCGCGAGACCATTTCGTCCGGATCGCGCACCGCAGTGAGGTTGTAGGCCTTGTTCCACTTGATCAACAAGGCCAGATAGCCCAACAGCAATTCGTGCTGGGCTTCGGTCAAGTGCACACCCAACTGGCGTGCACCTGTGGATAACTCTTCGGCGTGTTGCGAGGTGACCAACGAACTCAAGCGCTTTGCTCCAACTGACGGCCCGCGCCGCGTTTTTTCAAATGAATCATCAACAGCGAAATGGCTGCCGGGGTGACGCCTGGGATACGGGAAGCCTGACCCAAAGTCTCGGGGCGAGTTATCCCCAGCTTGCTTTGAATCTCTTTCGACAGCCCGGAGATCCCGGTGTAATCGATATCCACAGGCAGCTTGGTGTCTTCACTGGCGCGCAGCCGAGCGATCTCGTCCTGCTGACGGTCAATGTACCCGGCATATTTGGTCTTGATTTCGACCTGCTCGGCCACCTGTGGATCTTCTGCGCCGCCGCCAGTGACTTCGACCAGACCAGCGTAGTCGATTTCCGGACGGGACAGCAGGTTCAGCAGGTTGTACTCGTGGGTCAACGGCGTGCCAAATTTTTCGGCAATGGCATCACCCTGCTCAGTGCCCGGGCGCACCCAGGTACTTTTCAGGCGTTGTTCTTCCAATTCGATGCTTTCGCGTTTTTTGCAGAACGCTGCCCAGCGCGCATCATCGACCAGGCCCAGCTCGCGACCTTTTTCGGTCAGGCGCAGGTCGGCGTTGTCTTCGCGCAGGATCAGGCGATATTCGGCCCGGGAGGTGAACATCCGGTACGGTTCCTGGGTACCCAGGGTAATCAGGTCATCAACCAACACCCCGATGTACGCTTCATCGCGACGCGGGCACCAGCTGTCTTTGCCCTGGGCGCGCAATGCCGCGTTGGTCCCGGCCAGCAAACCTTGGGCGCCGGCTTCTTCGTAACCGGTCGTGCCGTTGATTTGCCCAGCGAAGAACAGACCGCCAATCACTTTGGTTTCCAGGCTGTACTTCAAGTCCCGGGGATCGAAGTAGTCGTATTCAATGGCATAGCCCGGACGCACGATATGGGCGTTTTCCATCCCGCGAATCGACTGCACGATCTGGATTTGCACATCGAACGGCAGGGAAGTGGAAATCCCGTTCGGGTACAGCTCGTGGGTGGTCAAGCCTTCCGGCTCGATGAAGACCTGGTGGCTTTCCTTGTCGGCAAAGCGGTGGATCTTGTCTTCGATCGACGGGCAATAGCGCGGGCCGATGCCCTCGATCACCCCGGAATACATCGGCGAACGGTCAAGGTTGGCCGCGATGATTTCATGGGTGCGCGCATTGGTGTGGGTAATCCAGCAACTCACCTGTTTCGGGTGCTGCTCCTTGGACCCCATGAATGACATCACCGGAATCGGCGTATCCCCGGCTTGCTCGGTCATCACCGAAAAATCCACAGAACGCCCGTCGATACGTGGCGGGGTCCCGGTTTTCAGGCGCCCTACACGCAGTGGCAGTTCGCGAAGGCGATGAGCCAGGGCGATGGACGGCGGATCGCCGGCGCGGCCACCCGAATAGTTCTGCATCCCGATGTGGATAAGTCCACCAAGGAAGGTACCCGTGGTCAACACCACGGATTCTGCAAAGAAACGCAGGCCCATTTGCGTGACAACGCCGCGAACCTGGTCCTGTTCGACGATCAGGTCGTCAGCAGCTTGCTGAAATATCCACAGGTTGTCCTGGTTTTCCAGGGTTTCACGCACCGCGGCCTTGTACAGGATGCGGTCGGCTTGTGCCCGAGTTGCACGCACGGCCGGGCCTTTGCGGCTGTTAAGTACGCGAAATTGAATACCACCTTTGTCGGTAGCCATGGCCATCACACCGCCAAGGGCGTCGATTTCCTTGACCAGGTGGCTTTTGCCGATCCCACCGATGGCGGGGTTGCAACTCATGGCACCGAGGGTTTCCACGTTGTGCGTCAGCAACAGGGTTTTGACCCCCATGCGGGCTGACGCCAGTGCTGCCTCGGTACCGGCATGACCGCCGCCGATGACGATCACTTCAAAACGGGAAGGGAAATCCACCACGCACCTCGTGCCTGCTTATGTAGGTAATCAGGAATTGTCTGTTGAAAGAGTTTTGGAGCTATGGCGGCAAGTATAGGGACTTAGCCCTTCCTAAAGAACCCTTTGCACAAAATTTAACCAGCTGTGGATGAATCAGAGGTAATAGAAATTAAAAGAGAGAAATTTATTAAATCTTTGTTTTTATGTTTATTTCTACTGAGCCTACTTTCTGTGGATAGATCTCTACAGGCCTTTATTTACTTACTGTACAGAGATTCAAAAGTCTGTGGTTAGGTGGCAAGGAGGCCCTTGGATAAGTGCTTTAAGCCTGTGGATTAAACAGGTGGTTATCCACAGAGGGGTTTTTACTCAGGTTTCAAGCCCTGTTATCAACTGGGCACAGGGGTGGTTATTCACAGGGCTTAATCCACAGAAAAGCATCAGCCGCGGCAAATTTCGCCCACGGCAAGGCCATCTCGGAGAGAGGTTACTGTCAGAAAATGCGCGGGAGTGTCCTGGAACGGACAAAACAGACAGGCACGAATGGCCTGTCTGTGAATAACGAAGGGTTATTTACCGATGCAGAAACTGGAAAAGATCCTGCCGAGCAGATCGTCGGAACTGAATGCCCCGGTAATCTCCCCCAGAAGCTGCTGTGCCTGGCGCAAATCCTCAGCCAAAAGCTCTCCAGCCCCTGCCAGGGTCAACTGCGCACGGCCATGCTCAAGGGCCGCACTCGCATGGCGCAGGGCTTCCAGGTGCCTGCGGCGAGCACTGAAGCTGCTTTCCGAGGTCTGTTCGTAGCCCATGCAGGCCTTGAGATGATCGCGCAGCAGCTCTAGGCCATCGCCGGCAGACTTGGCGCTGAGGCTGATGGTGACATGGCCATCGTCGCTGACCTCCAGGGCAATCGGCTCACCAGTGAGGTCCGCCTTATTGCGAATCAGCGTGACTTTGGCCGGATCGGGCCGCTGTTCGAGGAATTCTGGCCACAGGGCAAAAGGATCAACTGCCTCAGGCGCAGTGGCATCCACCACCAACAGCACCCGATCCGCTTCACCGATTGCCTTGAGCGCCCGTTCCACACCGATTTTTTCCACCTGGTCATCGGTATCACGCAAACCGGCAGTATCAACCACGTGCAGCGGCATGCCATCAATGTGGATATGTTCGCGCAGGATATCCCGGGTGGTACCGGCAATCTCGGTGACAATGGCCGCTTCACGCCCCGCCAGTGCGTTGAGCAAGCTGGACTTGCCGGCGTTGGGCCGGCCGGCAATCACCACCGTCATGCCATCGCGCAGCAATGCACCCTGCCCGGCTTCCTTCAAAACTGTGGATAACTCGTCTCGCACTTTATCGAGCATGGCCAGGACATGGCCATCGGCGAGAAAGTCGATCTCTTCTTCCGGGAAATCAATTGCTGCCTCGACGTAGATGCGCAAACTGATCAGTTGCTCGGTGAGGTTATGCACACGCAGGGAAAACGCACCCTGCAACGAGCGCAGAGCATTGCGTGCGGCCTGTGCAGAACTGGCCTCGATCAGGTCGGCGATGGCCTCGGCCTGAGCCAGGTCGAGCTTGTCATTGAGGAACGCCCGCTCGCTGAATTCACCCGGCCGGGCCAGGCGGCAGCCCAATTGCAGGCAGCGCTGCAGCAGCATGTCTAGCACGATAGGGCCGCCATGGCCCTGCAGTTCCAGCACATCCTCGCCGGTGAACGAGTTCGGCCCGGGGAAATATAGGGCCAAGCCTTCATCCAGCACCTGGAGGTCTTCACCAAGAAAAGGCCCGTAATGCGCATAACGGGGCTTCAGCTCGCGCCCGCTGATAGCTTGGGCGGCAATGCCGGCCAGCGGTCCGGAAATTCGAACGATACCGACACCGCCCCGGCCCTGAGCGGTGGCGACGGCAGCGATGGTTTCACGAGGAGCGCTCATCAGCGGTTTCCCAGACAAAAGTGACAGAATGCAAAACGCCCCACGAGGGGGCGTCTTGAGTGGTTATCCACAGAGTAAGTTACGCCTCGGCTTTTTTGGTAGCCGCTTCGATCTTACGTGTGATGTACCACTGTTGAGAGATCGACAACACGTTGTTGACCACCCAGTACAGAACCAGGCCAGCCGGGAACCACAGGAAGAAGAAGGTGAAGATGATTGGCATCATTTTCATCACCTTGGCCTGCATCGGATCCGGAGGTGTCGGGTTCAGACGCTGCTGGATGAACATGGTCGCGCCCATGATGATCGGCAGGATAAAGAACGGGTCCTTGATCGACAGGTCAGTTATCCACAACATGAACGGCGCCTGGCGCATTTCCACGCTTTCCAGGAGTACCCAGTACAGCGACAGGAACACCGGCATCTGTACCAGAATCGGCAAGCATCCACCCAACGGGTTGATCTTCTCTTTCTTGTACAGCTCCATCATGGCTTGCGACATTTTCTGCCGGTCATCGCCGTGTTGCTCTTTCAGTGCAGCCAGTTTCGGTGCAACCGCACGCATACGGGCCATCGATTTGTAGCTGGCAGCCGACAGCGGGAAGAAAATCCCTTTGATCAGCATGGTCAGGAAGATGATCGACCAGCCCCAGTTACCGACGATGCTGTGGATATGTTGCAGCAACCAGAAGATTGGCTGGGCAATGAACCACAGGATGCCGTAATCCACAGTCAGTTCCAGACCTGGGGATAACTCCTTGAGTACTGCCTGGCTTTTTGGGCCGGCATACAAGGTGGCGCTGGTTTCAGCCTTGGCGCCTGGTGCAACGGTCAACGCCGGGCCAGTGAAACCGATGATGTAGTTGCCCTGGTTGTCCTTGCGGGTCTGAACCAGGTTGGCTTCGCCTTTGTTCGGGATCCAAGCAGTTACAAAGTAGTGTTGCAGCCAGGCTACCCAACCACCTTGCACCGTTTCTTTCAGCGCGCCCTTGTCGATATCTTTCATCGACACTTTTTTGTACGGCTCGTTACTTGTCCACAGGGCAGCGC
The Pseudomonas hygromyciniae genome window above contains:
- a CDS encoding F0F1 ATP synthase subunit delta; translation: MAELTTLARPYAKAAFEHAQAHQQLASWSAMLGLAAAVSQDDTMQRVLKAPRLTSADKAATFIDVCGDKFDVKVQNFIHVVAENDRLPLLPEIAALFDLYKAEQEKSVDVEVTSAFALNQEQQDKLAKVLSARLDREVRLQVAEDPSLIGGVVIRAGDLVIDGSIRGKLANLAEALKS
- a CDS encoding F0F1 ATP synthase subunit B, coding for MNINATIIGQSLAFLIFVVFCMKFVWPPVIAALHERQKKIADGLDAAARAARDLELAQDKAGQQLREAKAQAAEIIEQAKKRGNQIVEEAVEKARIDADRVKVQAQAEIEQELNGVKDALRAQLGALAVGGAEKILGATIDQNAHAELVNKLAAEI
- the atpE gene encoding F0F1 ATP synthase subunit C; translated protein: METVVGLTAIAVALLIGLGALGTAIGFGLLGGKFLEGAARQPEMVPMLQVKMFIVAGLLDAVTMIGVGIALFFTFANPFVGQLAG
- the atpB gene encoding F0F1 ATP synthase subunit A; this encodes MAETTASGYIQHHLQNLTFGQLPNGGWGFAHSAAEAKEMGFWAFHLDTLGWSVALGLIFVLIFRMAAKKATSGQPGALQNFVEVLVEFVDGSVKDSFHGRSPVIAPLALTIFVWVFLMNAVDLIPVDWIPQVAMWISGDPHIPFRAVSTTDPNATLGMALSVFALIIFYSIKIKGIGGFIGELTLHPFGSKNIFVQALLIPVNFLLEFVTLIAKPISLALRLFGNMYAGELVFILIAVMFGSGLLWLSGLGIVLQWAWAVFHILIITLQAFIFMMLTIVYLSMAHEENH
- a CDS encoding F0F1 ATP synthase subunit I, coding for METRTPNTLPFHRLAVFPVLLAQFVILLIAALALWYWHGVVAGYSGLCGGLIALLPNMYFAHRAFRFSGARAAQAIVRSFYAGEAGKLILTAVLFALTFAGVKPLAPLAVFGVFVLTQLVSWFAPLLMKTRLSKP
- a CDS encoding ParB/RepB/Spo0J family partition protein codes for the protein MAVKKRGLGRGLDALLSGPTVTSLEEQAVQADSRELQHLPLDLIQRGKYQPRRDMDPQALEELANSIKAQGVMQPIVVRPIGGGRFEIIAGERRWRASQQAGQETIPAMVRDVPDETAIAMALIENIQREDLNPIEEAIALQRLQQEFKLTQQEVADAVGKSRVTVSNLLRLIALPEVIKTMLSHGDLEMGHARALLGLPENQQVEGARHVVARGLTVRQTEALVRQWLSGKPAPVETTKTDPDIARLEQRLAERLGSAVQIRHGKKGKGQLVIGYNSLDELQGVLSHIR
- a CDS encoding ParA family protein, which codes for MAKVFAIANQKGGVGKTTTCINLAASLVATKRRVLLIDLDPQGNATMGSGVDKHGLENSVYDLLIGECDLAQAMHYSEHGGYQLLPANRDLTAAEVVLLEMQMKESRLRSALAPIRENYDYILIDCPPSLSMLTLNALVAADGVIIPMQCEYFALEGLSDLVDNIKRIAELLNPNLKVEGLLRTMYDPRLSLMNDVSAQLKEHFGDQLYDTVIPRNIRLAEAPSYGMPALAYDKSSRGAIAYLALAGEMVRRQRRNSRTAAAQPT
- the rsmG gene encoding 16S rRNA (guanine(527)-N(7))-methyltransferase RsmG, which gives rise to MSSLVTSQHAEELSTGARQLGVHLTEAQHELLLGYLALLIKWNKAYNLTAVRDPDEMVSRHLLDSLSVMPFIENGRWLDVGSGGGMPGIPLAILFPESQVTCLDSNGKKTRFLTQVKLELKLDNLQVIHSRVEAFTPELPFNGIVSRAFSSMENFSNWTRHLGDLNTRWLAMKGVHPSDELLALPADFHLDSEHALAVPGCQGQRHLLILRRTA
- the mnmG gene encoding tRNA uridine-5-carboxymethylaminomethyl(34) synthesis enzyme MnmG gives rise to the protein MDFPSRFEVIVIGGGHAGTEAALASARMGVKTLLLTHNVETLGAMSCNPAIGGIGKSHLVKEIDALGGVMAMATDKGGIQFRVLNSRKGPAVRATRAQADRILYKAAVRETLENQDNLWIFQQAADDLIVEQDQVRGVVTQMGLRFFAESVVLTTGTFLGGLIHIGMQNYSGGRAGDPPSIALAHRLRELPLRVGRLKTGTPPRIDGRSVDFSVMTEQAGDTPIPVMSFMGSKEQHPKQVSCWITHTNARTHEIIAANLDRSPMYSGVIEGIGPRYCPSIEDKIHRFADKESHQVFIEPEGLTTHELYPNGISTSLPFDVQIQIVQSIRGMENAHIVRPGYAIEYDYFDPRDLKYSLETKVIGGLFFAGQINGTTGYEEAGAQGLLAGTNAALRAQGKDSWCPRRDEAYIGVLVDDLITLGTQEPYRMFTSRAEYRLILREDNADLRLTEKGRELGLVDDARWAAFCKKRESIELEEQRLKSTWVRPGTEQGDAIAEKFGTPLTHEYNLLNLLSRPEIDYAGLVEVTGGGAEDPQVAEQVEIKTKYAGYIDRQQDEIARLRASEDTKLPVDIDYTGISGLSKEIQSKLGITRPETLGQASRIPGVTPAAISLLMIHLKKRGAGRQLEQSA
- the mnmE gene encoding tRNA uridine-5-carboxymethylaminomethyl(34) synthesis GTPase MnmE; amino-acid sequence: MSAPRETIAAVATAQGRGGVGIVRISGPLAGIAAQAISGRELKPRYAHYGPFLGEDLQVLDEGLALYFPGPNSFTGEDVLELQGHGGPIVLDMLLQRCLQLGCRLARPGEFSERAFLNDKLDLAQAEAIADLIEASSAQAARNALRSLQGAFSLRVHNLTEQLISLRIYVEAAIDFPEEEIDFLADGHVLAMLDKVRDELSTVLKEAGQGALLRDGMTVVIAGRPNAGKSSLLNALAGREAAIVTEIAGTTRDILREHIHIDGMPLHVVDTAGLRDTDDQVEKIGVERALKAIGEADRVLLVVDATAPEAVDPFALWPEFLEQRPDPAKVTLIRNKADLTGEPIALEVSDDGHVTISLSAKSAGDGLELLRDHLKACMGYEQTSESSFSARRRHLEALRHASAALEHGRAQLTLAGAGELLAEDLRQAQQLLGEITGAFSSDDLLGRIFSSFCIGK
- the yidC gene encoding membrane protein insertase YidC; this translates as MDIKRTILIVALAIVSYVMVLKWNQDYGQAALPTQNVATNQSAPAIADAPLGNNASASADVPSANADTSTPVDNAVITNKDLIHVKTDVLDLAIDPQGGDIAQLKLPLYPRRQDHPDVPFQLFDNGGERVYLAQSGLTGTDGPDARATGRPVYSTEQKTYQLADGQNQLNVDLKFSHDGVNYIKRFSFTRGLYDLKVTYLIDNTSEKAWTGNLFAQLKRDGSSDPSSSTATGTATYLGAALWTSNEPYKKVSMKDIDKGALKETVQGGWVAWLQHYFVTAWIPNKGEANLVQTRKDNQGNYIIGFTGPALTVAPGAKAETSATLYAGPKSQAVLKELSPGLELTVDYGILWFIAQPIFWLLQHIHSIVGNWGWSIIFLTMLIKGIFFPLSAASYKSMARMRAVAPKLAALKEQHGDDRQKMSQAMMELYKKEKINPLGGCLPILVQMPVFLSLYWVLLESVEMRQAPFMLWITDLSIKDPFFILPIIMGATMFIQQRLNPTPPDPMQAKVMKMMPIIFTFFFLWFPAGLVLYWVVNNVLSISQQWYITRKIEAATKKAEA